Sequence from the Ferroacidibacillus organovorans genome:
TGCGGTGGAGGAGGCAGGCGCTGACGCAATCTCTCTTATCAACACGCTGATCGGCATGAAAATCGACATTGCCCGCCGCGCGCCGCTTTTGGCCAATCGCCAGGGCGGTCTCTCAGGGCCTGCAATCAAGCCGATTGCCGTGCGCATGGTGTACGAGGTCACCTCGCATGTGAAGATTCCGGTTATCGGTATCGGCGGGATCACAACGGGTGAGGATGTTGTGGAATTTTTGCTCGCAGGCGCACAGGCGATCCAGGTGGGGACGGCCAATTTCACGGATCCGTTCGCGTGCAAAAGAATCATTGAGGAACTACAAGCGTACTGCGAGGAGGCAGGCGTTAAGGATATAAACACTTTGATCGGAGCGGCCAATCCCGACGCGAAAGGGCGATTTTTGTGAGCGAGCAGCATGTTGTCGATGTGCCGATCTACGTTGCGCTCGACGTGGAGAATCGCCGACAGGCGTTTGAACTTCTCGAGAAGCTGGGTGACGCTTGTCGCTACGTAAAAGTAGGGCTTGAACTGTATCTCGCAGAGGGTCCCGCGCTCGTCGAAGCGCTTGTCGCGCGCGAATTGTCGGTTTTTCTTGATCTCAAACTCTTTGACATCCCGAATACGGTGGCGGGTGCCGTCAAGAGTGTCGCGTCACTCGGCGTAGACATGCTCACGATCCACACGTTGGGTGGTGCTACGATGCTCGAAGCCGCCGCGGAGGCGGCTTCGAGCAGGGCTTTGCACGCGCTGTCAGGCAAGCCGCTGCGCCTGCTTGGCGTCACCCTTTTGACGAGTGTGGATGACGCAGGGATAAGGCAGATGGGGCTCTCAGACGATCCTCTTTCTGCGCATGTTTTGCGACTGGCAGGAACTGCACATGACGCCGCGCTGCACGGTGTGGTGTGTTCTGGCCACGAAGTGGCGATGGTCAAGACGCGCTATCCTGCACTCTCTGCGCTCGTTCCAGGCATCCGCTTGGGCGGTGAATCGAAAGACGATCAAGCGCGTGTTGTGACACCGGGTTACGCGGTCGCACACGGTGCTGATTATCTGGTGGTGGGACGTCCGATCACGCGGGCGCCAGATCCGCATGAAGCGCTACTCGCTTTTTTGCAGAACCTAAAAGGAGGAAGTCAGGATGTGTGACAATCGCCTGAATAACGAGGATGAAGCGCGTCAGTTTGCGCACGCCATGCTTTCGATCGGGGCGGTGACGCTCTCGCCAAACGCACCCTACACGTGGAGTTCAGGGCTGCGCTCGCCGATTTACTGCGATCAGCGGCTCACGCTCTCTCATCCGCTCGTGCGCAGCCGAATTGCGGACGCGTTTGCAATGCGTCTGAGCGTGCGTTACCCAGACGTCGAATTGATCGCGGGAACGGCGACAGGGGGAATCGGACACGCCGCAATTCTTTCGGATCGTGTTTCGCAGCCCATGGTGTATGTCCGCTCAAGCGCCAAGGGGCATGGAAAACAAAATTTGATTGAAGGCAGACTGCTTCAAGGTACGCATGTCGCAGTCGTTGAAGACACCGTTTCAACAGGGGGCAGTGTGCTTCACGCAGTCGAGGCGATCCGCGAGGCAGGGGGTCACGTCTCTGTTGTATTCACGATTTTTTCCTACGGGTTTCACGTCAGCCAAGAGGCGTTTGAGCGTCTTGGAATCAAGCTCGAAGTGCTCACCGACTTTTCGCATGTGATTGAGGCTGCGCAAGAGAGTCGTGTCATTCAGGAGCAGGACGTCGAACTGCTGGTTCGATTTCAAGAAAATCCAAACGCATATTCTGAGGCGTTTCGTTAAATTTGGCGGTCAATCTATGAACCTACGCGATTTCGCTCTATAATAGAAAAGGAGAGATGGAGAAGTTCTCTCCTTTTTTCTTTGCGGAATTGAGGGATTTCATGTCGACCGGCTATGAAGAGATTGTCATCAATGAGCGTTACAGCATCATAAACGGAAGTTATGCCATGTTTGGTCTTACAATCGTAGGTAATTTTGCCTCACTCTTTGTCATTGATGCGCTCCACGCAACGTCTGAAGAGGTTGCGCTCCTGACTTCGCTTCCGGCGTTGATGACCGTTTTGGCAACGTGGCTTGGCGCGGTGTGGCTTTCTCGCGTCAACAGCAAAAAAATGTTTTGCATACGGGCGACATCGGTTGCCCGCGTCTTTTATTTGATGATAGCGCTTGCCCCATTTTTTATTCGCGGCCCGTTTCTCGCCTTCTTTGTCGTTTTGCTTTTGGCAATCATGAATTTTCCGCAAGGTCTCAGTCAGCTTTCTTGGCAGTCGCTGATGGGGGATCTCATACCAGAAGATCGCAGGGCTGCTTTTTTTGGCGTCCGCAACCGCGTCACGACGATCATCGCGATGATTGCAACCCTCTTGCCTGGCCTGGCGCTTCAAGCATTTCCGAGTGACGCGATTCCCCCATACCAAGTGCTCTTTGTGCTGTCCACGCTGTTTTCCTTCTTTGAGGTATACTATCTCGTCCTTCACCGCGAAAACACGGAACGCCGCCCTGATGTTGTGCGTATCGATTTTCACGTGCGTGAGATGTTGAAGCCGTTTCGTCGCGCGCCCTATCGTCGCTTTTTGATTGCCTCTATGGTTTTTAATTTTGGGTGGCAGTTAGCCTGGCCGCTTTTTAGCATTTACCAGATTCAATATGCACACGCGACGGCGATTTGGATCAGCGCGTTTAACGTCGCGAGTCAGATTACGCAGATTCTCACGTTTACACTGTGGGGACGAATCTCTGAAAAGTACGGAAACACACTGGCGCTCGCTTTTGCCTGTCTCGGCATGGCGGCAACGCCCGTGATGACTGTCATTTCACAGAATCTGGTCTACCTGACGGGGTTGAATTTGATAACAGGACTGTTTGTATCAGGGATTAATCTGCTCCAGTTCAATCATCTGTTAGAAGTAGTTCCCAGAGAGGATCGCACCGCGCTTATCGCGCATTTTAATGTGATTATTGGAATCATGGGAATCGTCGCGCCGCAGATCGGTGTCTTTCTGCTCGGCAAGATCCACATGGATCCGGCAATGTGGGTGTCGACGATCCTGCGGCTTGCAGGGACGTTTATCTTCTTTTACTTGATCCGCTTTATCAAGCGCTCCAAACGCGCCGCTGACGCGGCAGATCATGTCTAAGATGGGATCGATCTGGAAACCCTAGGGAGAAAGAGTAGCTCCATTTGAGGGTGTGTTGTTTCGTTGCGAAAACTCATCGTTCATATCCTGGGTTCGCTCTTGATCATCGGACTCGTCTTTTTTTTCTCGCCCAAAGCGTTCGTTGGCGACACGGATACGGCGCGCAACTATCTGAGTACCATCGTATCCTGTCTCTCCACGATCTTTGCGCTCTGCATTTCCATTGCGCTCGTCGCGATCCAACTGACGGCGAGCCGCTATACGCATAGGGTGCTCGACATGTTTTTAAAGATGCCATTTAATGCATCGCTGATTCTCTTTTATTTTGTGACGATCATTCAGAGTCTTTTTTTGCTCTCGCGCATTACGGAACCGATTCACATGACGCTGCCGGCCATGCTTCAACCGCAGATGAACGCAGACATGATCCTGGTCGTGTTTTGCTTTATCATTTTGATCATTTACATGTACGCCGTCATGAAATTGTTAAAACCGGAACAGATCATCGACAACATCCAGTCAGAGTTTCGCACAGCCGTGAAAAAAAGAAAGACGGCGGAGGCGCTGATTCGCGTGGAGCAAGTGTGCGATATCGCCAAGCGGGCGGCCGTGGACATGGATTCGACGACGGGGACTGCCACCGTGCGCACGCTGATGCTGATGGCCAGTTTGGGAGATGTGCAGATGCGCCAAAGCGTTGCGCGTCAATTTGTCGAGATTGGCTCTATCGCCGCCAAGGAGCGAGAGAGTGGGATGCTCATCTCGGTTCTTCACGCACTGCAAGAAATGGGAACGAGACACCTGGATGACGGATGGTATGAGGATGCAAAACGGGTGGTGGAAGCCTTGCGGCAGTTGACGCGCTCAAGCCTGATCGGACAGGATCAACTCCCGTATGTGGAGGAGGTTGTGGAAAATCTCTTTCGCATCGCGACTACCTCCTTGACGCACACGGGCGAAAAAAAAGAAGCGTGCGCAGATCTCTTGGGCGAGGTTGTTACAACCATGAAAGCGATCGGACTCGATGTGCTCGCCCGCGATCGCGCAGGGTTGTCTTATGTGATGGAGGATTTGATTCCGCTAAAACTTTTGCAACTGCGCACGCTGTCGTCATCCGCAGGGCTTTCGGTGTATGCCGAGCGGGTTGGGCGGCATGTGCTGCTAGCGCAGGTGGCCATGGTGAGCGTATCACTTCTTGACGCGCCGCAAAGAGCGTTTACGGCGCTTTTATGCGCGCTTTATCATGACGGCGAGCCTGAGCGCTCTGGCAGCGCGCGCGCCATGGCGCAGAGTGAACTGGTTCTGCTGTGCGCCGCACTCGCGCGCTACATGAAGCGTGAAGATGTGGTGAAATTATGCCTGCCGCGTCTGCTGTCATGCAATGTGCGCGAGAGCGATTGGACTTGTGTTGACCGCGAAGAGCTTTCCCGGCTGTTTGATTTTGAGGATCCATTTTATTTCATCGCAAGCATCTGCGAATCCATCCGCCTTTGTCTGCCACTCACGGTCTCAGCGCCACGCTAGGCAGATCCGGGAAAGGCGGCTGAGCGTTTTAGGATCTCTTCTACTTGCTCTTTAGTATAGCGGACGGCAAGCGTTGACTGGCCTTCAAAGATGACAAAGCCCGGTCGCGCTTTGTTGGGCTTGCGCAGGAGCTTGACTGGCAGCCAGTCGACATCGGCGCGCAGTGCGTCGCGCAGGCTGCTAAAATGCGCGGCAAGGATCGCCGCCTCAAACAATGCCTGTTCAGATGGCTCTGCATCATGCAGAATGACGTGTGAGCCGGGGGCGTTTTTCACATGCAGCCAGATGTCCGTCTTGCGTGCAAGACGATGTGTCATCACGTCGTTTTCACGGTTGTTTCGACCAACCCAAATAGGTGTCCCATCCGATGAGAGATAGACGGCGGGTGCCAGTTGCAGCTTCTCTTGTTTCTTGTTTGTCTTTCCTTTTTGGGGTTTTCCTTTTTGCGTGTTGCTTGGCGCAGGCATTCGGAGATAGCCGGCTTCTCGCAACTCCATTTCGATAGAAGGAATCTCCTGCACAGTGCACACCGCTAGCTCGTGCAGCACTGAATCGAGATAAACGACTTCCTCGCGCGCTTGCGCGAGCTGTTCCCGCGTGATCTCGACCCCTTTTTTATAGCGCTGATAGCGTTTGAAATATGCGTTCGCATTGTCAAGCGGGGAGCGCGCAGGATCAAGCGGGATGTGTGTTGGCTCCTCGTTTTGATAAAAATTCGGCAGAGTCACTTCCTGCGTTCCTTTTTTTACTTCGTGCGGGTATGCAGTCAAAAGTTCTCCGGCAATCCGCCAGAAGTCTGCCTCGTGACTTCGCGACAGGACATCCTCAAACGTGTCAATGCGCGCAACAGCGCGTGCGCGCTCCTGTTTTGCCAGGCGCAGCAGGTGTGTCGCTTTGCTTCTGGCAATGTCGCTCATGGCTCGCTCGGCGTAATAGGCGTCAAGGCAGTCATTGACAAAAGAGTAGCTCACGCGCTCTCCTTTGAGGTGCTGGATCGGGAAGAGATAAAACGAGTCGGCGCGCTCCCGGCCGCCGCGCACGATAGTAGGAGACGGATGGACTGTCTTTTGCAGCGTATCAGCAAAGCGTAACCACTCTTCGTCGATCGTCGGCGTGTGTCCCCCATCTCCCGCGGGGTTGTAGGCCGCTTCTTTTGCAAAGAAGGGACTGATCCCTTCATATGTCGCGACGAGATGTTTTGCAAATGAATTCATGGTGTGCTCGCGGCGTGCAAGATAACCTTTGCGCGTCTCTTTTAGCGGATCGAACTTATTTTGCGCAGGTGGTGCGACGTACGGTCGCCCAGGCAGCACTTCGCGATGGCGGTTGACTGCCTGTGACAGGTGAACAATCGCATCAAGGATGAGTCCGTCGGGGCGTTCGAGCAGGATCAGGTTGCTGTGTTTACCCATGATCTCAAGGACCACCCGGCGCGTGACCTTTTTGCCAAGTTCATCGCGAATCTCCACGTCGATATGTGCGATGCGTTCACGCCCCACCTGTGACAGCGCAATGATTTTTCCACCCTCCAGGTGCTTTCGCATCATCGTGCAAAAGAGTGGCGGAAGCGCCGGACTTGGGATCTGAAAGCGTGTCGTCATGTGCATCCGCGGATATGAGCGGTTGGCAGAGAGCAAAAGCCTGTGATTGGTGCGCTCCACGCGTATCTGTAAAACGATATCGTGCGGAGATGGCTGTGTGACGCGATCAATGCGACCGCCAACCAGTGTTTCATTCAGTTCTTTCAATACGGCGTCTAGCACCAGTCCGTCAAACGCCATCAGGTATCGCTCCTTGAAATTGTTCGTGCGTAAATGACCCACGCTCACTTCCGCTTTGCACCGTGTAGATGCTGCGTCGATTGGGGTGATCGTCGCGCGAAAGGATCGTGGCGTTGCGCTGCCAAGGAATGACGTAGACTTCACTCCCAGGTTCGTAGACGACAGCGTCCCTGACTTCTAGTTTGCCTGTGTCAAACTTTGAGATCACATCGACGCCACCTGTGAGAGAGATCACATTCCCCGTAAAAAGTTTTGTGCGCGGATCGAGCAACAGATCAATGATCTGAGCCAAGTCACCCGCAACCGGGGCTGTTGCAGGCGAATCGAGCGCGCACGGATCGATGTCTTGTTCTTTGGCTGCGCCGCGAATGTCTCCGGGACAGATCATGTTGGCGGTAATCCCGCACTCGCGCTCTTCCATTGCGATACTGCGCGTGAGTGAGGCGAGCCCGACTTTGGCGGCTGCATACGCCGCTCGATAGGGCCAGCCGGGGGCCTCTTCAACGCGGTCAAAACCGATCGTCACGATGCGGCCAAACCCTTGTCTGCGCATGGTTGGAATCACGCGGCGAAACACGTGAAAGGCAGAAGTGAGATTGCCATCAATCATCTGTTGCCACTCGCTCAGATCATAGTCGGTCAGTCGCTTTCGCGAAAAAATAAAGGGTCCCGCACTGTGAATGACAGCGTCAAGACGCGGCGTATCGCGCAAGACGCGATCGAGCATGCCAGCGATATCGATAGCTTTTGTCATGTCTGCCTGGATTACGGTTACGCGGGCACCGTAGGTTTTTTCAAGCGTTTCTGCGAGCGTTTCGCAGGCTGTGCGCGAATGGCGATAATTCAAAATCAAGTCATAGTTCTGTTTGGCAAGATGGTGTGCAAACACGACAGCCAAACCTTTGGCGCTCCCTGTGATCAGGGCATATCTCCGCAACGAAATGCTGCTCCTTTCGCGTACGCGAACTCGCGCGCGATACTCATTCAAGTATACCAGACTATCCCACATCCGGGTGGGAATTGCTTTCTTTCACTCTCTGCATGATCGAAGCGGACAGCGCATAGCTTGTACGGTGAGGGGCTGCAGGAAAAGCAATTGGGTTTGCGCTCGCTTGGGCGTGTGTGAAAGGGTGAGTATCTCTTGACAGAAAAACGTACAGCGTGGCACACCTTGTCAGGCGATCAGGCACTTGCTGCGCTTGAGGCAACACAGGCTGGGCTTGATGAGAATGAGGTGGAAAAAAGGCGGTCGATCTTTGGTGAAAACGCGCTTCTTGAGCGCCGCCGGATCTCATTGCTCAGTGTTTTTTTTGATCAGTTCCGCAATTTTATGGTCATCGTTCTTCTGATTGCGACGCTCATCTCAGGTTTGCTCGGCGAATACACAGACGCCTTGACGATTATGTCCATTGTTCTGGCAAATGGCGTTCTCGGATTTTTTCAGCAGGTGCGCGCAGAAAAATCTCTTGCATCACTCAAGCAATTGACTGCGCCAGAGGCGCGGGTTATGCGCAATCGCGCAGTATCGCAGGTGCTTGCGACCGCACTTGTTCCGGGGGATATCGTTTTGCTTGAAGCGGGGGATCGCGTGCCAGCAGACTGTCGTCTTCTATCCGCACGTGAACTCGCAGTCGAGGAGTCTTCGCTGACAGGAGAGTCCGTGCCTGTGCAAAAAGACGAACGCTCTATTGCCACACCAGATGCGCCTCTTGGAGATCGGGCTGGCATGGTTTTTATGGGGACGATGGTGACGCGCGGCAAGGCGAGTGCAGTGGTCGTTGAGACAGGCATGGGGACTGAGATGGGGCGCATCGCCGAGTTGATTCAGACGAGCGGATCGACCCTTACGCCGCTTGAACACCGCTTGAATCAGCTTGGGCGAATCTTGGTCTGGCTGAGTCTTGCCATCACGATCATCGTCGTCATCGCAGGCGTTCTTCACGGCCACGCGCTTTATGAAATGTTTCTTGCAGGCGTAAGTCTTGCTGTTGCGGCGATTCCTGAAGGACTGCCTGCGATCGTCACGATCGCGCTCGCGCTTGGCGTCTCGCGGATGATTGAAAGAAAGGCGATCGTGCGCCGGCTCCCTTCCGTCGAGACGCTTGGGTGCGCCACGGTGATTTGCTCAGACAAAACCGGCACCCTCACGCAGAATCAGATGACCGTTAAGCGCATCTGGCTTGAGGGGGTCGCCTATCAGGTCGCAGGAGAAGGCTATCAGGCGAGCGGTCAAATCTTGCGCACAGACGGGTTGCGCATCGACCAGAACGCGCTCTTGCGCCTGGCGGATGTCGCGCGCGTCTGCAACAATGCGGCGTGGCGTGTGACAGAGGGGCATGTGCACGTGTCGGGGGACCCGACAGAAGTGGCGCTGCTTGTTCTTGCTGAAAAAATTGGCGGGACATCGAGCGTGCAACGCGTGAATGAATATCCGTTTGACTCTGAGCGAAAACGCATGAGTGTCATTGCAAGCGATGGCACCCGCTCCGTTGCCTATGTCAAGGGCGCGCCAGATGTACTGTTATCGCTTTGTACGCATCTCATGATGAATGGAAAGCGGCACCCGCTCACGCCTGCGCTGCGCGAGAAAATTGGCGGCGCACTCGCAGAGATGGCGCGCGATGCGCTCAGGACGATCGCCCTTGCCACGCGCGAAGTGCCGAATGACTCCGTTTCACAGGAACGCGTGGAGCGGGATCTCACATTTGTTGGACTTGTCGGAATGATGGATCCACCGCGTGAAGAGGTTGCCGCCGCGATTGTCGAGTGCAAGCGCGCCGGGATCAAAACGATCATGATCACAGGGGATCACCGATTGACAGCGGAGGCAGTCGCCGCGCGCCTTGGGATCTTGCCGCAGGGCGGACGCGTGATGACAGGCGCAGAGCTTGACCAGCTGACGGAGCGCGAACTTGAGGATGCAGTCAATCAAGTCTATGTTTTTGCACGCGTTTCACCACAGCACAAGCTGCGCATCGTAAAGGCCTTGCAAAAACGCGGACATGTCGTCGCGATGACCGGAGATGGCGTGAATGACGCGCCTGCCATCAAAAGCGCAGACATCGGCATCGCGATGGGCAAAAGCGGGACGGACGTGGCGAAAGACGCGTCGTCGCTGGTACTTGCCGATGACAATTTTGCGACAATCGTCGCCGCGATCGAAGAGGGCAGAAACATTTACGACAACATTCGCAAGTTTATACGGTATCTCTTGACTTCAAATGTTGGAGAAATCCTGACGATGTTTTTTGCGATGATGATGGGATTGCCGCTACCGCTGCTGCCGATTCAGATCCTATGGGTCAATCTTGTCACAGACGGACTTCCCGCCATCGCGCTTGGCGTGGATTCACCAGAGCCAGGCACGATGATGCGCCCGCCGCGCGCCATGCGTGAAGGAATTTTTGCGCGGGGGTTGGGGCGCCAGATCATTACGCGTGGCATCGCCATCGGCGTGGTCACACTCTCTGTCTTCGCACTGTCTTTGCATCTTGGCGTTTTGCTAAAGACGGCGCAGACGATGGCGTTTGCAACACTTGTGATGGCGCAATTGATCCTCGTTTTTGACTGCCGCTCTGTTTCCCACGGCATCCGCGAGCGTGGAATTTTCGGGAATCCATACCTTGTCGCGGCAGTGGCCATCTCTTTTGTGATGCTGTGGATTGTCATGTACCTTCCTACGCTGCAACCCATCTTTAAAACAGCGCCACTCTCGCTGGCTCAATGGGGAGGCGTTCTCTTTGCGGCTGCACTCCCGACACTCTCAGTCGGGGCGAAACGGGCGCGCAGACGACACGCGACGCGCGAAGGAACACACCACAAAGCGGCGTAATTCACTTTTTTAGCAGACTCCGCCAAAAGCAGGAGTCTTTTTTTGTGCGGCGGCAGGTTGGCGCGTGAGGTTTGTAAGACTGCAAAACGACTTTCTTCTGGCGCACGTGTCGTATAAAATAAAAAGATGCGTTTGTTCGATAGCAATGGATTGCGCAAGTGCCCATTCCAAAAAAGGAGACCGTAACTGCGTGAAGAGTATGACCGGATATGGCCATGCAGAAGGCATTTGGGGCAATCGTGTTTTTCTCATCGAGATTCGCTCGGTCAATCATCGCTACCTCGATGTGGTGTTTCGCTTGCCGCGAGAGCTGTTACGACTTGAGAGCGCACTGCGCGACCTTGTCAAAAACAGAGTAAACCGCGGACGTGTGGAGATTTATCTGAGCGAGCAGCCAAATCAAGATGAATCTGAAGAGGTTTCGATCAACGAGGGTGTGTTGAACGCCGCTTTCAGCGTGCTAAAACGCGCGACACGCTCGGGATTCGTCGATATGGAACCGCCTTCTGTCGGACACCTGCTCATGATTCCGGGATTGTTCTCCGTCCGTTCAACTGATGCGCAAACGTGCGCCGGGGATGATGCGCAACTTTTTGCGATTCTTGAAGAGGCGTTGCAGGAGTTTATCGCCCGACGTCGAACGGAAGGATTAGCGATAAAGGCAGAAATTCTGAGGTTTTTGGATCGCGCAACGTCGCTCCACGCGGGAATGAAGGGAAAGATTCCGGCGATAGAGGCGCTTGAGCGCGAGCGGATCATGGTTCGCATGCACGGAATTCTCGGAAGTTCGATGGATCTCGCGTCTGAACGCCTGGCAGTTGAAGTGGCGTATCACGCAGCGCGCAACTCGGTTGAAGAAGAGATGGCGCGGATTGAATGTCATCTCAGTGCGCTGCGCAGTCTCTGTCTTGAAGATGGCGCAGTGGGGCGGCGTATGGAATTTTTGTTGCAAGAGCTTCAACGAGAAATCAACACCCTTGGCGCAAAAGCGGCTGATTTACGGTTGACTCAAGATGTTCTAGAGTTGAAACATACCCTTGAACAATTGAAGGAACAGGTTCAAAATATCGAGTAGCTGATGAGAAAGTGCCGGAGGCGGGCTTGCGCAAGTGAGGGGAAGCGAATGTGAACGACAGACTGATTGATCTTGGATACGGCAGTTATGTTGCGTCTTCGCGAATCCTTGCGATCGTGAATCCAGAGTCGGCCCCGATCAAACGGTTGATCCAAGACGCGCGCGAACAGATGAAATTGATTGACGCGACGTTTGGGAAAAAAACGCGCGCGGTGATCATGGCTGACAGCGGGCATGTCATTCTCGCGGCGATTGAGCCGGAGGCGGTGACCGCCCGCGCAACGCAGGATCCAGACAAGGACGTGCATAAAGCGCAGGAGGCCGGGAATTAGACGAGCGCCGCGATGCGAATGAAATGAAAAAGGAGCAAAAAAAATGATTCTCTATCCGTCCGTCGATAAACTTCTCACACTCGCAGACAGCAAATACACGTTGGTCATTGCAGCCTCAAAGCGGGCGCGGGCGCTTCAGGAGGGTGCGGAACCTCGCGCGTCCATACGCTCGGGCCGCTATGTGAGCACAGCGCTGCGCGAGATTGAGATCAAACAGATCAGTTATGTGCGCACGCGCGAAGGATTGAAGTGAGCCTTGTGAACCCGTCGTCACTCTCCGGAAAAACGGTGGTATTGGCGGTCACGGGCGGGATCGCGGCTTATAAGTCTGCGTATCTCGCGAGTTCGCTCACAAAATGCGGTGCGCGTGTGCGCACGGTGATGACGCGCGGCGCCACACAATTTGTGGCGCCGCTTACCTTTCAAAGTCTAACGCATGAACCGGTGCACATCGACGTCTTTGACGAGCGTGATCCAGCGCGGATCGCGCATATTTCCCTTGCAGACGAGGCGGATTTGGTGATTGTCGCGCCGGCGACGGCTGATGTGCTCGCGCGTGTCGCGCACGGGTTTGGCGATGACATGCTGACGGCGATGCTTCTTGCGACGCGCGCGCCCGTCATCTTTGCCCCTGCGATGAATGTTCACATGTGGGAAAATGCGATTTTGCAGGAAAATGTTCAAAAGTTACGGGTGCACGGGTACTTGATCGCAGAACCGGGAGCAGGCCCGCTTGCGTGTGGATATACCGGCAAAGGCCGCTTGATGGAACCGGATGATCTTTTGGAGTTTTTGGAATGGGCAGCGACAGAGTCGCGGTATCAGGGACTGCGCGTTTTGGTGAGCGCGGGACCCACACGTGAACGGATCGATCCGGTGCGCTATCTCACCAAC
This genomic interval carries:
- a CDS encoding MFS transporter, translated to MSTGYEEIVINERYSIINGSYAMFGLTIVGNFASLFVIDALHATSEEVALLTSLPALMTVLATWLGAVWLSRVNSKKMFCIRATSVARVFYLMIALAPFFIRGPFLAFFVVLLLAIMNFPQGLSQLSWQSLMGDLIPEDRRAAFFGVRNRVTTIIAMIATLLPGLALQAFPSDAIPPYQVLFVLSTLFSFFEVYYLVLHRENTERRPDVVRIDFHVREMLKPFRRAPYRRFLIASMVFNFGWQLAWPLFSIYQIQYAHATAIWISAFNVASQITQILTFTLWGRISEKYGNTLALAFACLGMAATPVMTVISQNLVYLTGLNLITGLFVSGINLLQFNHLLEVVPREDRTALIAHFNVIIGIMGIVAPQIGVFLLGKIHMDPAMWVSTILRLAGTFIFFYLIRFIKRSKRAADAADHV
- the pyrF gene encoding orotidine-5'-phosphate decarboxylase, producing MSEQHVVDVPIYVALDVENRRQAFELLEKLGDACRYVKVGLELYLAEGPALVEALVARELSVFLDLKLFDIPNTVAGAVKSVASLGVDMLTIHTLGGATMLEAAAEAASSRALHALSGKPLRLLGVTLLTSVDDAGIRQMGLSDDPLSAHVLRLAGTAHDAALHGVVCSGHEVAMVKTRYPALSALVPGIRLGGESKDDQARVVTPGYAVAHGADYLVVGRPITRAPDPHEALLAFLQNLKGGSQDV
- the pyrE gene encoding orotate phosphoribosyltransferase codes for the protein MCDNRLNNEDEARQFAHAMLSIGAVTLSPNAPYTWSSGLRSPIYCDQRLTLSHPLVRSRIADAFAMRLSVRYPDVELIAGTATGGIGHAAILSDRVSQPMVYVRSSAKGHGKQNLIEGRLLQGTHVAVVEDTVSTGGSVLHAVEAIREAGGHVSVVFTIFSYGFHVSQEAFERLGIKLEVLTDFSHVIEAAQESRVIQEQDVELLVRFQENPNAYSEAFR
- a CDS encoding DUF2254 family protein — encoded protein: MRKLIVHILGSLLIIGLVFFFSPKAFVGDTDTARNYLSTIVSCLSTIFALCISIALVAIQLTASRYTHRVLDMFLKMPFNASLILFYFVTIIQSLFLLSRITEPIHMTLPAMLQPQMNADMILVVFCFIILIIYMYAVMKLLKPEQIIDNIQSEFRTAVKKRKTAEALIRVEQVCDIAKRAAVDMDSTTGTATVRTLMLMASLGDVQMRQSVARQFVEIGSIAAKERESGMLISVLHALQEMGTRHLDDGWYEDAKRVVEALRQLTRSSLIGQDQLPYVEEVVENLFRIATTSLTHTGEKKEACADLLGEVVTTMKAIGLDVLARDRAGLSYVMEDLIPLKLLQLRTLSSSAGLSVYAERVGRHVLLAQVAMVSVSLLDAPQRAFTALLCALYHDGEPERSGSARAMAQSELVLLCAALARYMKREDVVKLCLPRLLSCNVRESDWTCVDREELSRLFDFEDPFYFIASICESIRLCLPLTVSAPR
- a CDS encoding Rqc2 family fibronectin-binding protein; the protein is MAFDGLVLDAVLKELNETLVGGRIDRVTQPSPHDIVLQIRVERTNHRLLLSANRSYPRMHMTTRFQIPSPALPPLFCTMMRKHLEGGKIIALSQVGRERIAHIDVEIRDELGKKVTRRVVLEIMGKHSNLILLERPDGLILDAIVHLSQAVNRHREVLPGRPYVAPPAQNKFDPLKETRKGYLARREHTMNSFAKHLVATYEGISPFFAKEAAYNPAGDGGHTPTIDEEWLRFADTLQKTVHPSPTIVRGGRERADSFYLFPIQHLKGERVSYSFVNDCLDAYYAERAMSDIARSKATHLLRLAKQERARAVARIDTFEDVLSRSHEADFWRIAGELLTAYPHEVKKGTQEVTLPNFYQNEEPTHIPLDPARSPLDNANAYFKRYQRYKKGVEITREQLAQAREEVVYLDSVLHELAVCTVQEIPSIEMELREAGYLRMPAPSNTQKGKPQKGKTNKKQEKLQLAPAVYLSSDGTPIWVGRNNRENDVMTHRLARKTDIWLHVKNAPGSHVILHDAEPSEQALFEAAILAAHFSSLRDALRADVDWLPVKLLRKPNKARPGFVIFEGQSTLAVRYTKEQVEEILKRSAAFPGSA
- a CDS encoding SDR family NAD(P)-dependent oxidoreductase, which codes for MRRYALITGSAKGLAVVFAHHLAKQNYDLILNYRHSRTACETLAETLEKTYGARVTVIQADMTKAIDIAGMLDRVLRDTPRLDAVIHSAGPFIFSRKRLTDYDLSEWQQMIDGNLTSAFHVFRRVIPTMRRQGFGRIVTIGFDRVEEAPGWPYRAAYAAAKVGLASLTRSIAMEERECGITANMICPGDIRGAAKEQDIDPCALDSPATAPVAGDLAQIIDLLLDPRTKLFTGNVISLTGGVDVISKFDTGKLEVRDAVVYEPGSEVYVIPWQRNATILSRDDHPNRRSIYTVQSGSERGSFTHEQFQGAIPDGV